In Cryptomeria japonica chromosome 10, Sugi_1.0, whole genome shotgun sequence, a genomic segment contains:
- the LOC131069434 gene encoding putative ABC transporter C family member 15, with translation MNLLSNFIFSSCLLFLLNFPKGAVDPSVAGLAVTYGLNLTALQFLVIYNLCYVENTIISVERILQYCKIPSEAPLLIEENRPNCDWPSNGTVDFDNLHVRYGAHLPIILKGITCSFPGGKEVGIVGRTGSGKSTLIQALFRIVEPAWGKIMIDGLDITKVGLHDLRSRISIIPQEPVMFEGSIRVNLDPLEEHSDTEIWEALRKCQLKRAVHAEEGKLNSKVSENGENWSMGQRQLMCLGRVLLKKNRILVLDEATASIDTETDFLIHETVRREYAECTVITIAHRIFTVMDSDLVLVLNEGRIVEYDSPSQLLQQSSFFMKLVERYTGRSSDTSDMS, from the exons ATGAACTTGCTATCAAActtcatattttcttcttgtttgctATTTCTGTTGAACTTTCCCAAGGGCGCTGTTGATCCAA GTGTTGCAGGGCTAGCTGTAACATATGGATTGAATCTGACAGCATTGCAATTTTTGGTGATATACAACCTATGCTATGTGGAAAACACAATAATTTCTGTGGAGAGAATCTTGCAATATTGTAAAATTCCAAGTGAGGCTCCATTACTCATCGAAGAAAATCGGCCAAACTGTGATTGGCCATCAAATGGAACAGTAGATTTTGACAATTTACAT GTCCGCTATGGGGCACATCTACCAATCATCTTAAAAGGCATCACATGTAGCTTTCCAGGTGGGAAGGAGGTGGGGATTGTGGGTCGTACTGGTAGCGGCAAATCTACTCTCATCCAAGCCCTGTTTCGCATTGTAGAACCTGCATGGGGAAAAATTATGATTGATGGTCTTGATATCACAAAAGTGGGCCTGCACGATCTCCGGTCCAGGATAAGTATAATTCCTCAGGAACCGGTAATGTTCGAGGGATCCATACGGGTGAATCTAGACCCACTTGAAGAGCACTCTGACACTGAAATTTGGGAG GCTTTGAGAAAATGCCAACTCAAAAGAGCTGTCCATGCAGAGGAGGGAAAATTGAATTCGAAGG TGAGTGAGAATGGAGAAAACTGGAGTATGGGTCAGCGGCAGCTTATGTGTTTAGGAAGGGTTCTTCTAAAGAAAAATCGTATACTGGTGCTGGATGAAGCTACAGCTTCAATAGACACTGAAACAGATTTTCTTATTCACGAGACAGTTCGTAGAGAGTATGCTGAATGCACAGTTATTACTATAGCACATCGAATCTTTACTGTAATGGACTCTGACTTGGTTCTAGTGCTCAATGAAG GCAGAATTGTGGAATATGATTCTCCATCTCAACTTCTCCAACAGAGTTCATTTTTTATGAAGCTTGTAGAAAGGTACACTGGCAGATCAAGTGACACATCAGACATGAGCTGA